Genomic window (Streptomyces sp. NBC_00078):
GACCAGCGCGGCAACGAGGGCTCCCGCGGCCGTCGCGGTCAGTCCCGCCACCACCGCCGCCGAGTTGAGCCCAGCGGCGAACGCGGCACTCCGGTGTCACCGCGACCGCGGCCGTCAGGAGCACCGCCGATCTCTACGCCTACCTCAGTGGCCCCTGGGGCGCCAGGAGGGTGTCCAGCACGTGGAGGCGACGCCGTTTCTGCGCAGCGTCAAGCAGTGGACGTACCGGCAGCGGCCTCGCTAGCCGGCACGCCGGCGCTGCAGCCGGTCCCCGCCCGCGAGGATCGCTCCCGCGAGTGCGTCCGCGGCGCCCTGTGCCGAGGCGCGGCGGCGGCCGTGGACGAGGACGAAGTCGACGCGGCCGAGCTCGGGGAGGCCGGAGCGTTCGGGGACGCGGACCAGTCCCGGCGGGACCAGTCCCCGGGAGTGGGCCATCACACCGAGGCCGGCACGGGCGGCGGCGATCAGCCCGTTGAGGCTGCCGCTCGTGCACGCGATGCGCCACTGCCGCCCCTGGCGCTCCAACGCCTCCAGGGCGAGGGCACGGGTGATGCCCGGCGGCGGATACACGATCAGCGGTACCGGGCGGTCGGCGTCCAGACGCAGCCGTTCCGCGCCGATCCACACCAGCTCGTCGTGCCAGACCAGCTCGCCCCGCGGCTCCTCGGGGCGCCGCTTGGCCAGCACCAGATCCAGCTTCCCGGCGGCGAGCTGCTCGTGCAGGGTGCCCGACAGCTCGACCGTCAGCTCCAGGTCGACCTCGGGATGGTCGTGCCGGAAGCCTTCCAGGATCTCCGGCAGCCGGGTCAGCACGAAGTCCTCGGAGGCGCCGAAGCGCAGCCGGCCGCGCAGCCGGGTGCCCGTGAAGAACGCCGACGCCTGCTCCTGCACCTCCAGGATCCTGCGCGCGAACCCGAGCATCGCCTCGCCGTCCTCGGTCAGCTCCACGGAATGGGTGTCCCGGGTGAACAGCTGCCGCCCGGTGGCGTCCTCCAGCCGCCGCACATGCTGGCTCACCGTCGACTGGCGCAGGCCGAGCCGCCGGGCGGCCTGCGTGAAGCTCAAAGTCTGGGCGACCGCCAGGAAGGTACGCAGGTGAGAGGGGTCGTACATACGGACAACGGTAACGCTTATCGCGAAACGCGATGACAGTCAGAGCGGTATGACGGATTCCCGATCAGCCGGCGGGGGAGGACGATGAGCAGGGCCCCGCGGGCCTCGGACACGACCGGCGATCAGCAAGTGGAGCACCGTGAAGCGCCTGCAATGGCCGGCTTGGATGCCGGTCGACCCGTACATCCTGCTGCTGCTCGGAACGGTGGGTCTGGCGGCCCTGCTCCCGGCGCGCGGGGCCGCGGCCGACGTGGCCTCCGGCGCCTCCACGGCAGCGATCGCCTTCCTCTTCTTCCTGTACGGCGCACGGCTGTCCACCCGTGAGGCGATGGACGGGCTCAAGCACTGGCGGCTGCACGTCACCGTTCTGGCCTGTACGTTCGTGATCTTCCCGCTGCTGGGCCTGGCCGCCCGAGGTCTCGTCCCGCTTCTGCTGACCCACCCGCTCTACCAGGGCCTGCTCTTCCTCACGCTTGTCCCGTCGACCATCCAGTCCTCGATCGCCTTCACGTCCATGGCGCGCGGAAACGTGCCCGCCGCGATCTGCGCGGGCTCCTTCTCCTCTCTGGTCGGCATCGTCATCACCCCGCTCCTGGCCGCCGCCGTGCTCGGCAGCAGCGCCGGCGGGTTCTCCGCCGGCTCACTCGTCCAGATCGTGCTGCAACTACTGGTGCCGTTCCTGGCCGGCCAGGTGCTGCGCCGCTGGATCGGGGGGTTCGTCGCCCGGCACAAGAAGGTCCTCGGCCTGGTCGACCGCGG
Coding sequences:
- a CDS encoding LysR substrate-binding domain-containing protein, giving the protein MYDPSHLRTFLAVAQTLSFTQAARRLGLRQSTVSQHVRRLEDATGRQLFTRDTHSVELTEDGEAMLGFARRILEVQEQASAFFTGTRLRGRLRFGASEDFVLTRLPEILEGFRHDHPEVDLELTVELSGTLHEQLAAGKLDLVLAKRRPEEPRGELVWHDELVWIGAERLRLDADRPVPLIVYPPPGITRALALEALERQGRQWRIACTSGSLNGLIAAARAGLGVMAHSRGLVPPGLVRVPERSGLPELGRVDFVLVHGRRRASAQGAADALAGAILAGGDRLQRRRAG
- a CDS encoding bile acid:sodium symporter family protein; this encodes MPVDPYILLLLGTVGLAALLPARGAAADVASGASTAAIAFLFFLYGARLSTREAMDGLKHWRLHVTVLACTFVIFPLLGLAARGLVPLLLTHPLYQGLLFLTLVPSTIQSSIAFTSMARGNVPAAICAGSFSSLVGIVITPLLAAAVLGSSAGGFSAGSLVQIVLQLLVPFLAGQVLRRWIGGFVARHKKVLGLVDRGSILLVVYTAFSEGMVQGIWHQVSPVRLGGLLVVEAVLLAVMLALTWYGARALRFNREDRIAIQFAGSKKSLASGLPMASVLFGAHASLAVLPLMLFHQMQLMVCAVIAKRRSHDPGVEGAEVIGSAPAAPSRSAAGTGSRSR